One window of Marmota flaviventris isolate mMarFla1 chromosome 5, mMarFla1.hap1, whole genome shotgun sequence genomic DNA carries:
- the Or2b11 gene encoding olfactory receptor 2B11 — MRSDNQSFLWDPPKYFILLGVSDRPWLELPLFVVLLVSYILAMLGNISIILVSRLDAQLHSPMYIFLSHLSFLDLCYTTTTVPQILANMGSSRKTISYGGCTVQYAIFHWLGCTECIVLAAMALDRYVAICEPLRYAIIMHRPLCQQLVAVAWLSGFGNSLVQVVLTVQLPFCGRQVLNNFFCEVPAMIKLSCADTAVNDTTLAVLVAFFVLVPLAVILLSYGFIARAVVRIQTSMGRHKAFGTCSSHLVVVSLFYLPAIYMYLQPPSSYSQEQGKFISLFYSIITPTLNPFIYTLRNKDVKGALRRLLARAWKPCRR, encoded by the coding sequence ATGAGAAGTGACAACCAGAGCTTCCTGTGGGATCCTCCAAAGTACTTCATCCTTCTGGGCGTCTCTGACAGACCATGGCTAGAACTTCCTCTCTTCGTGGTCCTCCTGGTGTCCTACATTCTGGCCATGCTGGGAAACATTTCCATCATCCTGGTGTCACGGCTGGATGCCCAGCTGCACAGCCCCATGTACATCTTCCTCAGCCACCTGTCCTTCCTGGACCTGTGCTACACGACCACCACGGTCCCCCAGATACTGGCCAACATGGGCAGCTCCAGGAAGACCATCAGCTATGGTGGCTGCACCGTGCAGTATGCCATTTTCCACTGGCTGGGGTGCACCGAGTGCATCGTCCTGGCTGCCATGGCCCTGGACCGTTACGTGGCCATCTGTGAGCCCCTGCGGTATGCCATTATCATGCACCGCCCTCTCTGCCAGCAGCTTGTGGCTGTGGCCTGGCTCAGTGGCTTTGGCAACTCCCTCGTTCAAGTGGTCCTGACAGTCCAGCTGCCCTTCTGCGGGAGGCAGGTGCTGAACAACTTCTTCTGCGAGGTGCCAGCTATGATCAAGCTGTCATGTGCAGACACTGCTGTGAATGACACCACGCTGGCCGTTCTGGTGGCCTTCTTTGTGCTGGTCCCCCTGGCTGTCATCCTCCTCTCCTATGGCTTCATTGCCCGGGCTGTGGTAAGGATCCAGACCTCTATGGGACGGCACAAGGCCTTTGGGACCTGTTCCTCCCACCTGGTGGTGGTCTCCCTCTTCTACCTGCCTGCCATCTACATGTATCTGCAGCCCCCCTCCAGCTACTCCCAAGAGCAGGGCAAGTTCATCTCCCTCTTCTACTCCATAATCACACCCACCCTCAATCCCTTCATCTACACCCTGAGGAATAAGGACGTGAAGGGAGCTCTCAGGAGACTCCTGGCCAGGGCCTGGAAGCCCTGCAGAAGATGA